The sequence below is a genomic window from Lolium perenne isolate Kyuss_39 chromosome 4, Kyuss_2.0, whole genome shotgun sequence.
gcaagggtctcggcggccttggtcttgaggctggcccgatagccggagaaaagcatcttcatgggcgccgtgccaggctgcccctcccggctgagtacctcgcaggagttcgcctgatgccatgccctctccatggttcctgccgagccgaagctggagtcggaggcggatggcacagccaccagccgggcacccttggccacgtgaaggccctcagacgggcccgctgcgccctccgtcctcaccagcgcgtgcgagtcggcgccctccgtgcgcgccggctcgtccctcgccggctcctgcctggtcggctcgtccctcgtcgggctgcggcggcggcgtcgctccgggcgcagcggatggcccagccggcccggttgtctccggcgcacagggcgccctccggactctcgtccaactccaccacggtgggcctgctgccggctccggccgcaggcggcgcggccccgccAGCGCCAGTCCTAggagcagccccgccggctccggccccggctgaaggcggcatgccccgcccggccccggcGGCCAGAAGAggcgtccggcgcgggaacatgtcgtccagcgtcggctgccgcgttggctcgacccgcgtgccgcgatctggcggggaggccagcggcacgacaaaggaagaagcccctgtcgcaggcggcggcggcgtaggtgcgcgcgaggaaggttgcggcgtctgctccctcctctggcgcggaagcggcgacaccacgcgtggagcttgccgggagccgccgccctgagcaaacttgataggggccctagccggataaacagaaagataataagcataaaagtaaggaaagaaaaggaatcaaacaagaaaaagagagggaaaactcacccggcttgctccgggaccttcttcggctgatgtcggcgctgtttcttcgccctcgactccgcggcggcggtggagccggctctcttcgtgcccttgggcgccgaagtcgccgtggcgcttggcggcctcgtgcgcagaggcacggcggggattggccccgtgccggacgtcgccggctcctcctcctcctggtgctctggtgaaggggcggattgtgctccccacggccgcctagatcaggcgctgcggcaggtcgtcgtcaccggcatggtcgccggcttggtcagccggatcgacgagatccggcgtccacctcttcgtcgccggtcgccgtcctcggcgttgcGCGCTCAAAACCTAGAAGACAGAAAAACATGAACATAGCCGGAAGTCGGCGGaagaaaaggaagtcggcctcgcggcCGCAAGCCGGGAAATGGCAAAGACACGAAGCTTAccgcgccggtggatggttctgtcgcagggcaccagcccgtagctccagtcctccgccggagttcgccttggtgatgtggttcacccggctggccacctgggccttggtgagcggcaccttggacgtccggttcggatcgaaccggccggacatgtgcccgatcttgtgggtgcgcatctggagcggcagcacccggcgctcggcgatggtgcagagaagatcttcggcagtcagcccgccagcggtggctgtcgccaggagatcccaaagaaggttcacctccgcgtccggatccgtcgagcgggcgttgtggctccagttgatccggccgactggaggagccggattgaactccggcaggttgatccggtcgacgagctccccctcgttgcgcacgtagaagaatgacatttgccagttcttcaccgagtcgacggtggggatcttggggaaaggcgtaccaggccgggtgtagatcgaggcggcgccgcaggctcgcggcgaccgtcgttggtctgcgccttcaagaagaagagccggctcagaagtcgatgtcgggccacaagccggcgtaagcctccatgaacgctacgaagcagctcggaggacgcacgcgttggccggcaggtggtgcggctgaaggccgaagtggtcgaggaattgccggaagaacggcgaagccggcagacccagcccgcggtcgaggtgcgcgccaaagacgacgcgctcgccgttcctcggctcgggctccgtctcctcgccgggcacccgcgtgatgacCGACCGCGGGACTCGCCGAAGGCGTACcaggcgctcgatgtcgtcctcccgcatgtaggagcccctccacgatccactgggggacgccattgacgaggtcgaggaagaagatgaccaggagaggctgaacggcgaggaagaaccttgcgaccgcggcggcgacagcggcggctgaggacgctccgtcgagacgcgcggccccgtggcgccggattggcggggtggcggcggcggatcggtggagattcgcccgccggagttcgccagcggaagatgttcgccggagcagcagcgagctcgagcgcgcagaggatagcgatgggggcaagagcgcgaggaagaagaaatggcaagtggccgcctcggggcgccccccccgcggcatttatagccacccgacgcgggcggttggcctccaagtggcggtcgtgggccgtaactcctcccacgtcgccggatttactgcgccgtaactgcgccgtaactcctcccacgtccacgacggttaccgaaaacggccacaccacgtcgcccactaccgcaccggatccgggggaacattgatgtgaccagacgaaccgaccaccgggccaggcgtcagacccgtcaagtcgggcgcgggacccgaggcggcggagactccggcgcgccgcaagccggagccggaccaaaagttccactcaagccaaaattcatcagcaaggcggaggcgccatcagatcttgcgagaaagcaaaaaactgcacaagtgtaaaaagcggccggctagaagcagccggcaggaacgagccggatgagggcgcagccggctgaatggaaattctcagtcggcccctccaagtgccgtctaatatactcgagaagccaggaaaacctgcctaggtccttctgggcgcaggaccttgccagcttcgggggctaatgtcggggggaagaccccgggtagggcaatggacgcggagcagccggctggccactggccggctcgcggcaaaggccggctgaggtgcagccggctggcgccgtggccggctggtccggaagccggctggctctaggtcctagtcggcctggctacggccaccaatgctgtagctgggccggcttctacaagccatatccgactggggcttgaacctcagaccgactcgaggctggcgagtcttgcactggaaggaaccgggttggtgatccgggttcctaaagtccacgctgactccatcttccgtaaaacgcggggcactgtggagaaatagtgccgcgcgatggacaggccgtcagggcttacgacgatccgtacaggctacagcggctgacggcgacagggacacctcctccataccgctgaccgtggcagccggatgggacaggccacgatgccccaaccactcctgacgtcaccgcctcgggaaggagcggaagccgaagccggcccagccggccagtaaactatagggtcttatatgtaaagtgccggtgcctatataagccgcactaccccctctcgtgcaggggatcgatcattttattgcttccacctacctacagagctgccctgtgagagagaccatcgtcttccttagcctctcagggccagccggacacagctctaggagcaccactgtactgtgtgatcatcgtaTACACTCattgcaggagtagaggttttacctccaccggagggcctcgaacctgggtacgtcgccgtgtcgctcgtgcccatacccgcttccggataccgccgtgagatccctcaggaaccacttcgtttagccaccctatggcatatgccgtgacgataccacgacaccgggtgagctctctctctctttcttgtttgattccttttctttccttacttttatgcttattatctttctgtttatccggctagggcccctatcaagtttgcccagggcggcggctcccggcaagctccacgcgtggtgtcgccgcttccgcgccagaggagggagcagacgccgcagccttcctcgcgcgcacctacgccgccgccgcctgcgacaggggcttcttcctttgccgtgccgctggcctccgcgccagatcgcggcacgcgggtcgagccaacgcggcagccgacgctggacgacatgttcccgcgccggacacctcttctggacccagccgctggggccgggcggggcatgccgccttcagccggggccggagccggcggggctgctccTAGGACCGGCGccggcagggccgcgccgcctgcggccggagccggcagcagGCCCACCATGGTGGAGTTGGACGAGAGTCCGGAGGGCGCCCGGGCGCCGGAGACaatctgggccggctgggccatccgctgcgcccggagcgacgccgccgccgccgcagccgacgaGGGACGAGCCGACCAGGCAgagccggcgagggacgagccggcgcgcacggagggcgccgactcgcgcgcgctggtgaggacggagggcgcagcgggcccgtctgagcgccttcatgtggccaagggtgcccggctgggggctgtgccgtccgcctccgactcccgcTTCGGCTCGGCCGGAACCAGGGCGCGGGCATGGCATCGAGCGAACTCTGCGAGGtactcagccgggaggggcagcctggcacggcgcccatgaagatgcttttctccggctatcgggccagcctcaagaccaaggccgccgagacccttgcccagctggcgacgctggaggatgctgagaaggtgtgttttcttttcttttgcaattttcttgtcctggtagccctccgagacgtGGGCCGGCTGCCTGAAGCCAGTCCAGGTCTTGTCTAagcaactgattctttcagacggttgaggagcggcgcaccttcttgtacaaccaggtggtgaccagctaccacaaggctaagatcgagcgagccggcttggctcgcgagctggaggctgtcaagggtaagctctatgcttctttcgacttgatgtcttgtttcttttttaatcttggttggctgacatttctttccggccgcctcgcagttgaggccgccaaggtcccgcagctggagtcggatctccgagccgctcgcgcgcagtgcgccgagagcgaggaggcgggccgatctgccgcaggcaagctcaagctggctgagcaggagctgacacggctgcgcctgctggagaagaaccacatcaccgagctcaactctctcaggacggcggagaaggagaaggtggatgatctgagccggcggctgtcggaggtggagaggcagcggcttgcgctgcaggaggaggtcactgccaagtccacggagctgacggctaccgccaagcgttgGGCCGACGATTtcagcgcgcttgatcgcggcttggcgggtgagtacatctctatgttccttccctttgccggctttcggctgtcgactgccggcttttgttggcagccggcagcagaaacttctgatggggacagtcggttcttgccggctgccgccaggcttttcctttggcttaggacttcgaaaatttgcatttttcagcttatttcggctttgatggtttctgacttgcttcttcttcttgcagcggccttcccggagacgcaggacgcggctttggcagccgttggcgtcgcgcgtgactccaggaggcgggagaccggcgagggcagctcggagtacttctccatggaggaccacctggcgtccatggctgcccgcatcgagcccgtcaccaagctcggctgggagctgcggaaggcggccgaagagctggtgcccatgctgtggcctggggaggcggcgccgcaagatatctccggcctcatctccgcgatggagcgggcgccggaccgcttcctcgactggaaggagtcggccacgcgcgccggtgccgacatggcgctgtccttcgtcctctcctggtacaacgaggtggacctggggcagcttgagttccggcgagccggcgtggaggacaagctcccggctgagctcaaggccgcccgccttgctcgagccagcaccatcgccggcttcgtcgacaaggccctctttgtcgcggacccgaaccctcctccatccgatgaagaatacatggatgatgaggaggcggaagacgtgcctgaggacgacccggcagccggctccgctgatgcccctccggcttagatttcctgcttttcagttgttcttttgccaagacagtttattaaatccccggg
It includes:
- the LOC139830429 gene encoding uncharacterized protein, translated to MASSELCEVLSREGQPGTAPMKMLFSGYRASLKTKAAETLAQLATLEDAEKTVEERRTFLYNQVVTSYHKAKIERAGLARELEAVKVEAAKVPQLESDLRAARAQCAESEEAGRSAAGKLKLAEQELTRLRLLEKNHITELNSLRTAEKEKLDHPLV